The following proteins come from a genomic window of Metarhizium brunneum chromosome 2, complete sequence:
- the pho-4_1 gene encoding Phosphate-repressible phosphate permease pho-4, with the protein MTLHQYDYLFAVGTIFAFLDAWNIGANDVANSWASSVSSRSVSYVQAMIGASLMEFSGALGVGGRVADTIRTKVVDVGAFEERPALLMLGMVCAVIASSCYLTAATRFGMPVSTTHSILGGVLGMGIGALGNTGITWVGYNKDGSVDLKGGVVQVFLAWVIAPVLSGLFGAAIFLITKYGVLLRSNPAVRGLVLVPIYFWITASLIVMLLIWKGGDYEVKLTDAQIPGVIVATGAAWGLLVCLFLVPWMYRVVIKEDWQLKWWHIFQGPLLLRRGEVPPPPENFTGVVRNFYEGHLTREELEARRARDAATTEDVEGQHEKTAAASDISAPEAAERPVASTHKSLIGPKPDSAWYSGAGLWWWFKWVLLRGIDQDIVSSQSEKSVIAGDVEEIHARAHHYDNKAEFLYTFLQVMTAAAASFTHGANDVANAVGPYATIYQIWNSGVIPQKAQVDLWILAFGGAGIVVGLWTYGYHIMRNLGNRVTLMSPSRGFSMELGSVITIIVATRLKLPVSTTQCITGAIVGVGLCNGDWRSINWRMVAWIYLGWIITVPATGLISGILMGFITFSPHW; encoded by the exons ATGACGCTCCATCAGTACGACTACCTCTTTGCCGTTGGCACCATCTTTGCGTTCCTCGATGCCTGGAACATTGGAGCCAACGATGTGGCCAACTCGTGGGCCTCATCGGTCTCGTCCCGATCCGTCAGCTACGTCCAGGCCATGATCGGTGCCAGTTTGATGGAATTCAGCGGCGCCCTCGGCGTGGGCGGCCGTGTCGCCGATACCATCCGAACCAaggtcgtcgacgtcggTGCCTTTGAGGAACGGCCCGCCCTCCTCATGCTCGGCATGGTctgcgccgtcatcgcctccTCGTGCTACCTCACCGCCGCCACTCGGTTCGGTATGCCCGTCTCGACCACGCACTCCATTCTgggcggcgtcttgggcatgggcattggCGCCCTTGGCAACACCGGCATCACCTGGGTGGGCTACAACAAAGACGGCTCCGTCGACCTCAAGGGCGGTGTAGTCCAAGTCTTCCTCGCCTGGGTCATCGCACCGGTTCTATCTGGCTTGTTCGGCGCggccatcttcctcatcaccaaGTACGGGGTCTTGTTGCGATCGAATCCCGCCGTGAGaggcctcgtcctcgtccccATCTACTTTTGGATCACGGCCTCGCTCATCGTCATGCTGCTGATCTGGAAGGGTGGCGACTACGAAGTTAAACTGACGGACGCCCAGATCCCCGGTGTCATTGTGGCCACGGGCGCTGCCTGGGGTCTGCTGGTGTGCTTGTTCCTTGTGCCCTGGATGTACCGGGTTGTCATCAAGGAGGACTGGCAGCTGAAGTGGTGGCACATTTTTCAGGgtccccttcttctccgaAGAGGCGAGGTCCCTCCGCCCCCGGAGAACTTCACCGGCGTTGTCCGCAACTTCTACGAGGGCCATTTGACCCGGGAGGAACTCGAGGCTCGACGTGCCCGAGACGCTGCCACCACCGAAGATGTCGAGGGTCAACACGAAAAGACGGCCGCCGCTTCCGACATCTCCGCCCCAGAGGCTGCCGAACGGCCCGTCGCCTCTACTCACAAGTCTCTCATCGGCCCCAAGCCCGACTCTGCTTGGTACTCTGGCGCCGGGCTATGGTGGTGGTTCAAGTGGGTTCTGCTGCGCGGCATCGACCAGGACATTGTCAGTTCCCAGAGCGAGAAGTCTGTTATTGCGGGTGATGTCGAAGAGATTCATGCCCGAGCCCACCACTACGACAACAAGGCCGAGTTCCTTTACACTTTCCTGCAggtcatgacggcggcggccgcctCCTTTACCCACGGCGCCAACGACGTCGCCAACGCGGTAGGTCCCTACGCCACCATCTACCAGATCTGGAACAGCGGCGTGATACCCCAGAAGGCTCAGGTTGACCTGTGGATTCttgcttttggcggcgctggcATCGTCGTTGGCCTCTGGACATATGGCTACCACATTATGCGCAACCTGGGCAATCGCGTCACTCTAATGTCCCCCTCTCGTGGGTTCTCTATGGAACTGGGATCCGTCATTACCATCATCGTGGCTACCCGTCTTA AGCTGCCCGTTTCTACGACTCAGTGCATCACTGGTGCCattgttggcgttggcctcTGCAACGGTGACTGGCGCTCCATCAACTGGCGGATGGTTGCCTGGATCTATCTCGGATGGATCATTACTGTACCTGCTACCGGCTTAATCTCTGGTATTTTGATGGGTTTTATTACCTTTTCCCCCCATTGGTGA
- the trm6 gene encoding tRNA (adenine(58)-N(1))-methyltransferase non-catalytic subunit trm6, whose product MSRSVVQPNSWVALRLPNDALRVLQVAPNTTISLGKYGSFPSNLLMERPFHLTYEVQEKRPGENFSRLRIVPGAELNADILAETNENEQTDGDAAIVVGEGEQLALVDESGKVVARSNREIIDDSARQTLTADEIEVLKREGASAGKELIAKLMLSHTAIDQKTSYSLAKYKLLKERKFLRRFSVLPLDVVLLGQWLLENRDAWKVLELRPEMMGLLGCWADVHFGGEPAQGVREPHGGRWLAVDDTGGLLVAALAERMGLLHHEPGEQAASPGPGEEEEESRPAAEAAAGQNGANGGPEQQQEPPSSPQAQRTSKKRPRCRDFDDHFALTNTITLIHSNSQPNLSVLRYFDYDAGDPNPTYPYHPLFTNLLPISWLQLVDPAQDVVCSEKPADATPEELASWKPNRRGNYHRKRRRWARTNEVIENTRAGGFSGLAVASTMDPVSVLREALPLLAGGAPIAIYSPTIEPLEQLVDCFSIGRRAAWVSSLPAEAEGKTQAELDRWRGTREFPINPTLVLGAAVQSSRARRWQVLPGRTHPFMTGRGGAEGFLFTGWRAIPAQGRVSARGKFQKKRGEAA is encoded by the exons atgtcTCGAAGCGTGGTACAACCCAACAGCTGGGTGGCATTGAGACTGCCAAACGACGCACTGCGCGTTCTCCAAGTCGCACCAAACAC GACAATCTCCCTCGGAAAATATGGCTCGTTCCCGAGCAATTTGCTCATGGAGCGCCCGTTCCACCTGACGTACGAAGTACAAGAGAAGCGCCCCGGCGAAAACTTCTCCCGGCTGCGAATCGTGCCCGGCGCAGAGCTCAACGCCGACATACTCGCCGAGACCAACGAGAATGAGCAGACGGACGGCGACGCGGCCATTGTCGTCGGCGAAGGCGAGCAGCTGGCGCTCGTAGACGAATCCGGCAAGGTTGTCGCGCGGTCGAATCGAGAAATCATTGACGACTCGGCGCGGCAGACGCTCACAGCAGACGAGATTGAGGTGTTGAAGCGCGAGGGCGCCTCGGCCGGCAAAGAGCTGATTGCCAAGCTCATGCTGTCGCACACGGCGATTGACCAGAAGACGTCGTACTCGCTCGCGAAATACAAGCTCCTGAAAGAGCGCAAGTTCCTGAGGAGATTCTCCGTGCTGCCGCTGGACGTCGTCCTGCTGGGCCAGTGGCTGCTGGAGAACAGAGACGCCTGGAAAGTGCTGGAGCTGAGGCCGGAGATGATGGGCCTGCTGGGATGCTGGGCAGACGTGCATTTCGGAGGCGAGCCCGCCCAGGGCGTGCGCGAGCCTCACGGGGGCCGGTGGCTAGCGGTCGATGACACGGGCGGCCTGCTGGTGGCCGCTTTGGCGGAGAGGATGGGATTGCTGCACCACGAGCCGGGGGAGCAGGCCGCGTCCCCGGGCcccggggaggaggaggaggagagccggccggcggcagaggcggccgcaGGGCAAAACGGCGCAAACGGCGGCCCCgaacaacaacaagagcctccgtcgtcgccacaGGCGCAGCGGACGAGTAAGAAGCGTCCTCGCTGTCGTGATTTCGACGACCACTTCGCCCTCACAAATACAATCACCCTCATCCACTCCAATTCGCAGCCTAACTTATCCGTGCTGCGGTACTTTGACTACGACGCCGGCGATCCCAACCCGACGTACCCGTACCACCCGCTCTTCACCAACCTCCTCCCCATCTCGTggctgcagctcgtcgaccCCGCGCAAGACGTCGTCTGCTCCGAGAAGCCGGCGGACGCGACGCCCGAGGAGCTCGCGTCCTGGAAACCCAACCGCCGCGGAAACTACCACCGCAAACGCCGCAGGTGGGCCCGGACCAACGAGGTCATCGAGAACACGCGGGCGGGCGGCTTTTCCGGGCTCGCCGTAGCGAGCACCATGGACCCCGTTTCCGTCCTGCGCGAGGCGCTCCCGCTGCTGGCGGGGGGCGCCCCCATCGCCATCTACTCGCCGACCATCGAGCCGCTGGAACAGCTGGTGGACTGCTTCAGCATCGGCCGCCGGGCGGCGTGGGTGTCGTCGCTGCCCGCGGAGGCGGAGGGCAAGACGCAGGCCGAGCTGGACCGGTGGCGGGGCACGAGGGAGTTCCCCATTAATCCTACCTTGGTGCTGGGCGCGGCCGTCCAGAGCAGCAGAGCCAGGAGGTGGCAGGTTCTGCCGGGGAGGACACATCCGTTCATGACGGGGAGAGGGGGCGCCGAGGGCTTCTTGTTTACGGGGTGGAGGGCGATTCCGGCCCAGGGGAGGGTTTCTGCAAGGGGCAAgttccagaagaagaggggaGAAGCGGCATGA
- the ARC18 gene encoding Actin-related protein 2/3 complex subunit 3 — protein MPAYNSIFNNDPNPPRLIGNFPILPLRTKTRGPAYTLPIPSPPLPANESPDPDSDSYDILDEVISLFRANTFFRNFEIQGPADRLLVYGILFLSDCLQKIKPGATARDAQKDVMNLALDLNFAIPGDPGFPLNQMYEPPRDRLDAEQLRQYMSQVRQELAARLLARVYADDETKPSKWWLSFTKRKFMGKAL, from the exons ATGCCG GCCTACAACTCCATTTTCAACAATGACCCCAACCCTCCTCGCCTCATTGGCAACTTTCCCATCCTCCCGCTACGCACAAAGACGCGCGGACCGGCCTACACGCTTCCCATCCCGTCACCACCGCTGCCGGCCAACGAGTCCCCCGACCCGGACAGCGACAGTTACGATatcctcgacgaggtcaTCTCGCTCTTCCGTGCCAACACATTCTTCCGCAACTTTGAGATCCAGGGTCCTGCGGATCGCTTGCTCGTGTACGGAATCTTGTTTCTGAGCGACTGTCTGCAAAAGATTAAGCCTGGCGCGACGGCGAGAGATGCGCAAAAGGATGTCATGAACTTGGCACTGGATTTGAACTTTGCTATCCCGGGAGACCCGGGCTTCCCCCTGAATCAG ATGTACGAGCCTCCCAGGGATAGACTGGATGCCGAGCAGCTAAGGCAGTACATGTCCCAGGTACGGcaggagctggcggcgcgaTTACTTGCACGGGTGTACGCAGATGACGAAACCAAGCCTAGCAAGTGGTGGTTGAGCTTTACCAAGAGAAAGTTTATGGGCAAGGCGCTGTAA
- the EGCSE gene encoding Endoglycoceramidase, with amino-acid sequence MYTHQVYAGVVALSLLGGGLAQDGAGWYAAHPGMARVQRVNQDTHQIVDEFGRARFFHGTNVVMKEPPWHRPAEWVPGVSSFGERDVRNMRDLGLNVVRLGHSWAGAEPVRGEYNETFLDIMRAQTSLAEAHGIYVLVDVHQDVLARQLCGHGVPDWFVKKDWVPAWERYPFPLKLSPFSVDTAGFPSPASLCGSVDWALSYTSVAVSNAFGRLYNNFDGLGDAFAAYWRKLAAGYAATANVVGYNLLNEPWVGDSWADPSLLVPGVADHKALEALWNRAATQIRAVDNDTLIWFEGATLDILSGFNNVPLGDGARSVHSYHYYKPPQLGSIADTLANRRRDSERLRTASVLTELTFWMGDDQQMRDLADAMEATDAAMVSWIGWAYENLYNGTSGRPYPELAGHYARAYPAAVAGVPRSFGFDEKSATFTLRFTADPAIDAPTEVILPPATFPGGYSVRISPEGSLLQHKPDERTLALFTSPGVKNATDVSVTITRT; translated from the exons ATGTACACGCACCAGGTGTATGCTGGCGTCGTGGCCCTGTCGCTGCTGGGAGGTGGGCTGGCGCAGGACGGCGCGGGCTGGTACGCGGCGCACCCCGGCATGGCGCGCGTGCAGCGGGTGAACCAGGACACGCACCAGATTGTCGACGAGTTCGGCCGCGCGCGCTTCTTCCACGGGACCAACGTCGTCATGAAGGAGCCGCCGTGGCACCGCCCGGCCGAGTGGGTGCCCGGCGTGTCGTCCTTTGGCGAGCGCGACGTGCGCAACATGCGCGACCTGGGCCTCAACGTCGTGCGCCTGGGTCACAGCTgggccggcgccgagcccGTGCGAGGCGAGTACAACGAGACCTTTCTCGATATCATGAGGGCCCAGACCAGCCTGGCCGAGGCCCACGGCATCTACGTGCTGGTCGACGTGCACCAGGACGTGCTGGCGCGGCAGCTGTGTGGCCACGGCGTGCCCGAC TGGTTTGTCAAAAAGGACTGGGTGCCCGCCTGGGAGAGGTATCCCTTCCCGCTCAAGCTGTCGCCCTTTTCCGTCGACACGGCCGGCTTcccgtcgccggcctcgctCTGCGGCAGCGTCGACTGGGCGCTGAGCTACACGTCGGTGGCCGTCAGCAACGCCTTTGGCCGGCTGTACAACAACTTTGACGGGCTGGGCGACGCCTTCGCCGCCTACTGGCgcaagctggcggcgggctacgcggccacggccaacgTCGTCGGCTACAACCTGCTCAACGAGCCGTGGGTGGGCGACAGCTGGGCCGACCCGTCGCTGCTGGTGCCGGGCGTCGCCGACCacaaggccctcgaggcgCTCTGGAACCGCGCCGCCACGCAGATCCGCGCCGTCGACAACGACACCCTGATCTGGTTCGAGGGCGCCACGCTCGACATCCTCTCGGGCTTCAACAACGTGCcgctcggcgacggcgcccgCTCCGTCCACTCCTACCACTACTACAAGCCGCCGCAGCTGGGGTCCATCGCCGACACCCTCGCCAACCGCCGCAGGGACAGCGAGCGCCTCCGCACCGCCAGCGTCCTGACCGAGCTGACCTTTTGGATGGGCGACGACCAGCAGATGCGCGACCTGGCCGACGCCATGGAGGccaccgacgccgccatggtCTCGTGGATCGGCTGGGCCTACGAGAACCTGTACAACGGCACCTCGGGCCGGCCCTACCCCGAGCTGGCTGGGCACTATGCCCGCGCGTATCCCGCTGCTGTCGCCGGCGTGCCCCGGAGCTTCGGCTTCGACGAGAAGTCTGCCACCTTTACGCTGCGCTTCACGGCTGACCCGGCCATCGACGCGCCCACCGAGGTCATCCTGCCCCCGGCCACTTTCCCCGGCGGATATAGCGTCCGGATCTCTCCCGAGGGCAGCTTGCTGCAGCACAAGCCTGACGAGCGCACCCTGGCCCTGTTCACGTCCCCGGGCGTCAAGAATGCCACTGACGTGTCTGTCACAATCACCCGTACATAG
- the BVMO gene encoding Baeyer-Villiger monooxygenase yields the protein MGESSPTRPKKFNTELTDYSLPRHQQDGPYADNLDLDVIVIGAGFAGIFMLKTLRDRGFKSVIFEAGSDLGGTWRWNSYPGAGVDSEVPEYEFSWPEVWKTWNWSSNYPDYRDLRAYFDHVDKTIGVKKDCSFNTVVVGASFDTAAGKWSVRTEDGRTAKAKFLVLGTGFAARRYIPDWPGMDKFKGVIHHTSFWPEEDVDVKNERCAVIGTGASGVQVVQAWGPVAGEVKVFQRTPNLALPMRRRKMTPEEQERKRALYPELFTLRETSFSGFYFDWYEKNTFDDTPEGREAVYEKAWRDGGFKFWLGIYKDNLFDGEANKESYRFWAKKVRARIDDARKRDLLAPETMPHYFGIKRPCLENDYYEQFNRPSVDVVDISNNGIKEFTETGITLDDGTHHEFDVIAVATGFDIVSGAMTQLGLQSINGTNLQQEWASGISTYLGISVSGYPNMFHLYGPHGPTLLSNGPTTVEVQGRWIADMLDKIQRQDIKYVNPKREAAREWTRHVVELNDKTLIPTTKSTYMGGNVPGKVYEPMCYAAGVASYRAEIRAALDSMQGFEVVSNRIAVNPRL from the exons ATGGGGGAGTCAAGTCCTACACGTCCCAAAAAGTTCAATACTGAGCTGACGGATTACTCTCTGCCTCGCCACCAGCAAGATGGTCCGTATGCTGACAATCTGGATCTCGACGTAATAGTTATTGGTGCCGGTTTTG CTGGCATCTTTATGCTCAAGACTCTTCGGGATCGCGGATTCAAGTCTGTCATTTTTGAGGCGGGGAGCGACCTTGGAGGAACGTGGAGATGGAATTCGTATCCCGGAGCAGGCGTAGATTCCGAGGTCCCAGAGTATGAATTTTCTTGGCCCGAGGTCTGGAAAACGTGGAATTGGTCGTCCAACTACCCCGACTACCGGGATCTGCGGGCGTATTTCGATCACGTCGACAAAACTATCGGCGTGAAGAAGGACTGTTCGTTCAACACGGTGGTTGTTGGCGCCAGTTTCGACACGGCAGCCGGAAAGTGGAGTGTTCGTACAGAAGATGGGCGAACCGCAAAGGCCAAGTTTTTGGTTTTGGGCACTGGATTC GCTGCGAGGCGTTATATTCCCGACTGGCCGGGCATGGACAAGTTCAAGGGCGTCATACACCACACCTCCTTCTGGCCCGAGGAAGACGTAGACGTGAAGAACGAGCGATGTGCCGTCATTGGCACCGGCGCCTCTGGCGTTCAAGTTGTTCAGGCGTGGGGGCCGGTCGCCGGCGAGGTCAAGGTCTTCCAGCGCACCCCGAACCTGGCGCTGCCCATGCGCCGCAGGAAAATGACACCCGAGGAGCAAGAGCGAAAGCGAGCATTGTACCCCGAGCTCTTCACTCTCCGGGAGACCAGCTTCTCCGGCTTCTACTTCGATTGGTACGAGAAGAATACATTCGATGACACTCCCGAGGGTCGCGAGGCAGTGTATGAAAAGGCATGGCGAGACGGGGGGTTCAAATTTTGGCTTGGCATCTACAAGGACAACTTGTTTGACGGCGAGGCCAATAAAGAATCGTACAGGTTTTGGGCAAAAAAGGTCCGGGCTCGCATTGACGACGCGCGCAAGAGGGACCTGCTCGCGCCAGAGACGATGCCCCATTACTTTGGCATCAAGCGTCCTTGCCTTGAAAATGACTACTACGAGCAGTTCAACCGGCCTAGCGTCGATGTCGTTGACATTAgcaacaacggcatcaaggaaTTCACCGAGACCGGCATCACCCTCGACGATGGCACGCACCACGAGTTTGATGTGATTGCCGTTGCCACAGGATTT GATATTGTATCCGGAG CAATGACGCAACTTGGCCTGCAGAgcatcaatggcaccaaTCTACAGCAGGAATGGGCCTCCGGGATAAGCACGTACCTGGGCATCAGCGTCAGCGGCTACCCCAACATGTTCCACCTCTACGGGCCTCACGGGCCGACTCTTCTCAGCAACGGCCCGACGACGGTCGAGGTCCAGGGCCGCTGGATCGCCGACATGCTCGACAAGATACAGCGACAGGACATCAAGTACGTGAACCCGAAGCGCGAAGCGGCCCGGGAATGGACAAGGCACGTCGTGGAGCTGAATGACAAGACGCTGATTCCGACGACCAAATCGACCTACATGGGAGGCAACGTCCCTGGCAAGGTGTACGAGCCCATGTGCTACGCCGCCGGGGTCGCGAGCTACAGGGCCGAAATCAGGGCTGCGCTGGATTCTATGCAGGGCTTTGAGGTTGTGAGCAATAGGATTGCGGTGAATCCCAGACTGTAG